One genomic region from Oncorhynchus gorbuscha isolate QuinsamMale2020 ecotype Even-year linkage group LG13, OgorEven_v1.0, whole genome shotgun sequence encodes:
- the LOC123992265 gene encoding suprabasin-like, with translation MQAGRQVDSQSQGQHSDMQAGRQGGSQSQGQHSGMQAGRQVGSQSQGQHSDMQAGRQGGSQSQGQHSDMQAGRQADSQSQGQHSDMQAGRQADSQSQGQHSGMQAGRQADSQSQGQHSGMQAGRQADSQSQGQHSGMQAGRQADSQSQGQHSGMQAGRQADSQSQGQHSGMQAGRQADSQSQGQHSGMQAGRQVDSQSQGQHSDMQAGRQGGSQSQGQHSDMQAGRQADSQSQGQHSDMQAGRQADSQSQGQHSDMQAGRQVDSQSQGKHSDMQAGRQADSQSQGQHSDMQAGRQADSQSQGQHSDMQAGRQGGSQSQGQHSDMQAGRQADSQSQGQHSDMQAGRQVDSQSQGQHSDMQAGRQADSQSQGQHSDMQAGRQADSQSQGQHSDMQAGRQGGSQSQGQHSGMQAGRQADSQSQGQHSDMQAGRQADSQSQGQHSDMQAGRQPVPGTAQ, from the coding sequence atgcaggcaggtaggcaggtggACAGTCAGTCCCAGGGGCAGCACAGTGAcatgcaggcaggtaggcagggggGCAGCCAGTCCCAGGGGCAGCACAGTGGcatgcaggcaggtaggcaggtaggcagccaGTCCCAGGGGCAGCACAGTGAcatgcaggcaggtaggcagggggGCAGCCAGTCCCAGGGGCAGCACAGTGAcatgcaggcaggtaggcaggcggACAGCCAGTCCCAGGGGCAGCACAGTGAcatgcaggcaggtaggcaggcggACAGCCAGTCCCAGGGGCAGCACAGTGGcatgcaggcaggtaggcaggcggACAGCCAGTCCCAGGGGCAGCACAGTGGcatgcaggcaggtaggcaggcggACAGCCAGTCCCAGGGGCAGCACAGTGGcatgcaggcaggtaggcaggcggACAGCCAGTCCCAGGGGCAGCACAGTGGcatgcaggcaggtaggcaggcggACAGCCAGTCCCAGGGGCAGCACAGTGGcatgcaggcaggtaggcaggcagacagccAGTCCCAGGGGCAGCACAGTGGcatgcaggcaggtaggcaggtggACAGTCAGTCCCAGGGGCAGCACAGTGAcatgcaggcaggtaggcagggggGCAGCCAGTCCCAGGGGCAGCACAGTGAcatgcaggcaggtaggcaggcggACAGTCAGTCCCAGGGGCAGCACAGTGAcatgcaggcaggtaggcaggcggACAGTCAGTCCCAGGGGCAGCACAGTGAcatgcaggcaggtaggcaggtggACAGCCAGTCCCAGGGGAAGCACAGTGAcatgcaggcaggtaggcaggcggACAGTCAGTCCCAGGGGCAGCACAGTGAcatgcaggcaggtaggcaggcggACAGCCAGTCCCAGGGGCAGCACAGTGAcatgcaggcaggtaggcagggggGCAGCCAGTCCCAGGGGCAGCACAGTGAcatgcaggcaggtaggcaggcggACAGTCAGTCCCAGGGGCAGCACAGTGAcatgcaggcaggtaggcaggtggACAGCCAGTCCCAGGGGCAGCACAGTGAcatgcaggcaggtaggcaggcggACAGTCAGTCCCAGGGGCAGCACAGTGAcatgcaggcaggtaggcaggcggACAGCCAGTCCCAGGGGCAGCACAGTGAcatgcaggcaggtaggcagggggGCAGCCAGTCCCAGGGGCAGCACAGTGGcatgcaggcaggtaggcaggcggACAGCCAGTCCCAGGGGCAGCACAGTGACATGCAAGCAGGTAGGCAGGCGGACAGCCAGTCCCAGGGGCAGCACAGTGAcatgcaggcaggtaggcagccaGTCCCAGGGACAGCACAGTGA